The Chryseobacterium indologenes genomic sequence TTCAAGTCAAACTTTATCGCCTGATCTTTCGCATTTTGCTTCATTTTGGTTAAAAGCTCTTCATTGCTCAAGAGCTTAATGGTGTAATTGCTCATTGCTTCTACATTTCCAATCTCAGCCAGAAATCCGGTTTCTCCCTGAATGTTGACCTCCGGAATTCCTCCCGCATTCGAGCTGATAACTGGGGTATAAGCCGCCATTGCTTCCAGGGCCGCCAAACCAAAACTTTCCTGTTCGGAAGGAAGTAAAAATACATCGGAAAGCTGTAAAATCTTGTAAAGATCATTTACTTTCCCCAGCAGACGGATTTTTGAGATAAGTTCCGGATTCTCCTCGAGGAACTGGTTCACTTTTTCCATATCCGGACCTTCCCCGATAATGATAAGTTTAGATTTTACTTTTTTCTCCACGCTTTTAAAGATCTGCAGCACTTCATCCACACGCTTTACAGGACGTAAGTTGGACACGTGAATCAGGATCTTTTCATCAGGATTGGCAAATTGAGTTCTCTGACATTCTGAGCAATCATCAAATTCAGTATTATCAATAAAGTTGGTGATCACCTGGATTTCTTTTTTGATATTAAAAAATTGAAGAGTATCCTTTTTCAGGCTTTCAGAAACCGAAGTAATTGCATCCGACTTATTGATAGAAAATTCTACCGCATGCTTATAACTCGGGTGCTGCCCAACAAGAGTGATATCAGTACCGTGCAATGTCGTTACCAGAGGGATATCATTATTGTCTTCCTTGAGCATTTGCTTAGCTGTAAACGCTGCATACGCATAAGGAATGGCATAATGAGCATGAAGCAGATCCAGTTTGTAAAGATTCACGACCCTGTAAATCATAGAACTTAAAGCAATATCATACGGCTGATATTGAAAAAGGGGATAGGTCTGAACATTTACCCTGTGAAAGAAAATATTGGGATTGGTAATGTCTAGTCTTGCAGGAAGTGCGGAGCTTATAAAATGCACCTCATATCCTTTATTGGCAAGAGACATCCCAAGTTCTGTTGCTACAATTCCGCTTCCACCATAGGTAGGATAGCAAAGTATGCCTATTTTCATTTGATTATTGTTGTTTTTGATGTTGTATTATTTATTATTCTTCTGAGAAGCCGGATCTAGATCAATTCCCATTCCTGCTTTTAATTGGTCATTTACCAATACAGGAAGCCTTCCCGAGATTTTTGTTTTTCCATTTAAAGCATCAGCTGTTGCATTCATCGAATCATCATTGTTTTCATAAGAAACCAGAACTGTAGATATTTTTGAAATATCAATATCTTTTAAAGCGTAGGCACTTCCAAAAACATTCAGGATTACATTTTGATTTTGAGTAAGATCTGCAAGTACTTTTTTAGATTCTGCAGATATTTTATAAGGTTTATAAGCCGTTGAATTATCCTTATGCAATCCAGCAATTACCGTTGAACCTGCCGGTATAGAATTAATTTCAGATGCCTTTTTGATGATGACATTTGAGCCTAGCCGGTTGGCAAAAGTTTGATAAGGTGCTTCTTCCAATGGAATATAATACACTTGTTTTCCCGGTATCGGAAGCAGTTTTTTATCGTCTTTTAGTAACGTCAATGCATTGGCATAAAGATTCTGAACCAATATTCTGTGTGATTCATTATTTAAATCAGAATTAATATTTTCAGGGTTTTTCGGAGTATACTGAGTAAGTCCCAGGAAATATTTGGTCAGTAATATT encodes the following:
- the bshA gene encoding N-acetyl-alpha-D-glucosaminyl L-malate synthase BshA, with amino-acid sequence MKIGILCYPTYGGSGIVATELGMSLANKGYEVHFISSALPARLDITNPNIFFHRVNVQTYPLFQYQPYDIALSSMIYRVVNLYKLDLLHAHYAIPYAYAAFTAKQMLKEDNNDIPLVTTLHGTDITLVGQHPSYKHAVEFSINKSDAITSVSESLKKDTLQFFNIKKEIQVITNFIDNTEFDDCSECQRTQFANPDEKILIHVSNLRPVKRVDEVLQIFKSVEKKVKSKLIIIGEGPDMEKVNQFLEENPELISKIRLLGKVNDLYKILQLSDVFLLPSEQESFGLAALEAMAAYTPVISSNAGGIPEVNIQGETGFLAEIGNVEAMSNYTIKLLSNEELLTKMKQNAKDQAIKFDLKNILPIYEKMYRTTIENFNKELTKV